TTCAGCTCCACGTACGGCACCACGATGCCGCCCGCCAGGTCCAGCGGGCCGCTGATCTGCACGCCGGCCAGCTTCAGCGCCGACACCCGGCCGGCCAGCGCGGGCGGTCCGTCCAGCAGCAGCCAGCACACGATGCGGGCCCGCACGGTCCGCTCCGGCCCCCAGGGGTGCCCGCCGTGCGGATCGTCGACGACCGCGTCGCCGCTGCTCAGGTCGTACACGCTGCCGTTGCGGAACGCCTGCCACATGCCGGCCTCGGCGGGCGTCAGATCGTCCGGCACTTCCCCCTCGGTCACCACTCCTCCAACGTTGTCCTCGCTCCCGGTCATGCCCGTTCGGTCACCCCCGAAGCACAGGACGTGAAGGCGATCTTCCGGGTTGCGTATCAGCCATTGGAATGCCCGAACGACGCCGAACCGTGGTCTGAGAGAATTGACCCCGTGATCTCCCGAATCGACCTGCGCGGCGACGCCCTCCCCGAGGGCCCCGCCCTGCGCGACCTGCTGCCCCGAGCCGACTTCGACGTTCAGGCCGCCCTGGAGAAGGTGCGTCCGATCTGCGAGGCCGTGCATCATCGGGGCGACGCGGCGCTGATCGACTTCGCGGAGAAGTTCGACGGGGTGCGACTGGAATCCGTACGGGTTCCAGTGGAGGCGCTGGAGAAGGCCCTCGCGGAACTCGACCCGGCGGTCCGCGCGGCCCTGGAGGAGTCCATCCGCCGCGCCCGGCTCGTCCACCGCGCCCAACGTCGCAGCACCCACACGACCCAGGTCGTGCCCGGCGGTTCCGTCACCGAGAAGTGGGTGCCCGTCGACCGCGTCGGGCTGTACGCACCGGGCGGCCGGTCGGTCTACCCGTCCTCCGTGATCATGAACGTGGTGCCCGCGCAGGAGGCCGGTGTCGCCTCCGTCGCGCTCGCCTCGCCCGCCCAGGCCGAGTTCGACGGCCTGCCGCACCCGACGATCCTCGCCGCCTGCGCGCTGCTCGGCGTGGACGAGGTGTACGCGGCCGGTGGCGCCACCGCCGTCGCGATGTTCGCGTACGGCACCGAGTCCTGCCCGCCCGCCAACATGGTCACCGGCCCCGGCAACATCTGGGTCGCCGCCGCCAAGCGCTACTTCACCGGCAAGATCGGCATCGACGCCGAGGCGGGCCCGACCGAGATCGCGGTCCTCGCCGACGCCACCGCCGACCCGGTGCATGTCGCCGCCGACCTGATCAGCCAGGCCGAGCACGACCCGCTGGCCGCCGCCGTCCTGGTCACCGACTCCGTCGAGCTGGCGGACGCGGTGGAGAAGGAGCTGGCGCCGCAGGTCGCGGCCAGCAAGCACATCGAGGACCG
This DNA window, taken from Streptomyces sp. NBC_00663, encodes the following:
- the hisD gene encoding histidinol dehydrogenase, which produces MISRIDLRGDALPEGPALRDLLPRADFDVQAALEKVRPICEAVHHRGDAALIDFAEKFDGVRLESVRVPVEALEKALAELDPAVRAALEESIRRARLVHRAQRRSTHTTQVVPGGSVTEKWVPVDRVGLYAPGGRSVYPSSVIMNVVPAQEAGVASVALASPAQAEFDGLPHPTILAACALLGVDEVYAAGGATAVAMFAYGTESCPPANMVTGPGNIWVAAAKRYFTGKIGIDAEAGPTEIAVLADATADPVHVAADLISQAEHDPLAAAVLVTDSVELADAVEKELAPQVAASKHIEDRIAPALAGKQSAIVLVDGVEEGLRVVNAYGAEHLEIQTADATAVAERVTNAGAIFIGPWAPVSLGDYAAGSNHVLPTGGCACHSSGLSVQSFLRGIHIVDYTQDALADVAHHVVTLAEAEDLPAHGAAIKARFGWKVPESK